TGAAATTAGGCCACGACTAAGTTTCTTGATTAAATCTGATTTTAACCATTGACTTTCCAGAAATGATTTAGATAAAGCTTGACTTTCCATTTAGAAGCAATTTCAGAGAGCAGTTTAATGTTTTTCTTTGTTAATGCAAGTAACCATATGTCAACACTTGATCCTCGACCATGCATCTACAAAAGCATAGATGGACTGTCCAAAATCTCCCAAAGAGCCAAGAAGTGGGATTTGCTACCAAGAAGTAAAATCCTTACTTGGGCTCCATATGTATGGCGTATTAGAGTATGTGTATAGTACTTAAGGAGTTcaactgaatttttttttttttggttaatgaGTTCAGTTCGGTTGAAGTTAAGTGCAATATATTTGACAAACTGATACTACACTCGATCTTTAGCCAAAAGGCTAAGAAATTATGATAGATTTAACACTCTGAAACAACCAAGAATGATGATTACCAATTACCAGTTAAACGGATAACAGAATAATATATGCAGGAGATATATTATTAGACCTTTTGATTAACAGCCAAGAAGATCTTATGAAAATTGAACATTTTCACAGCGAAGATGTAAAACAGATATTGGCATTATAAAAAAAGAACAGCCCAGTGCACTgagctcccgctatgcgcaggGTCTGGGGAAGGACCGGACCACTGTGCACTGTGCACGAGGGTTGTATTGTCCCGAGCAGCAAGCGACTATTGTACATCAATTTTTAACCCCTTTGCACCTGTGCTTTACTTCCTTAATAGTTGTACCAAATAAGAAGAAGCCAAGGATTATTGTACTTCACGGTTTCTTTTCAGGCAAAAACCGTGAACTTTTGCTCCTCTTTGTACTTGATACACTGTTGAACCATCTATTTACAACTGGAAGATTTCAGGATCCAACATTGCagtgaatttttccttttagattAAATAAGTTAAGAGTTGTCATAGAAGTATAATATCTATTAGGCTAGCAAATTATAGAAAGCCTCATATGTGCATGATTGGATTATGATGGATAGACAAGAATTTGGTCAAATCATATACTTTGAGAGATAAAAACCAGAAGACAAGTCGAAGAAACACAATAATTACCTAAAGACAAATCAAAGACACACAAAAATTACCTACTCTCAGTTGATCTAACCATGACTTactagtcttttttttttttttttttgatttgcaccgggtgtccgagtctctAAGAGCCCCGACTAATCCCGGGGGGGCACAGGCCGTGCCCCGACTTACTAGTCTTAGAAGTGACAAGGAACGATAGCAACGCAAACATTCCCATCTTATTGCATGTTTGAGCAACTGAACAAGGGAAAGGGCCATTTCTTCTGGGGCTTTGAAGCAGCACCAGTTATATTAAAGCAGGGTCAGATTTCTGGAAAAACTTATCAGAAAAAACCAGGATCCATGTCTTTGTCATTCAAGAGGTCCATACTACCCCAATTTAAGAGCAAGTATGAAGCCACGAAACCAAGACCAACCATCCATTAAATCCAATATCAAAAACAACTGCAAATGACGCTATTAACTCCGTGAGGGTCTTTATCAGTTTTAGGGGGTCACATCACTCTCTTTAGTTATCCACATCAAGCTAGCTCATCTGGAAAGAGCTTGACTCTCGGGTTTATTTGGTCACCCCTAAGCTTTGGCTCCCAGATTCCAACTTGCCATTAATAATACTCCCTACAAAATTCTGTATCCTAACTTGATGAGATATAAGTATCAAAGCTATtaattgaaatttaatttaaaaggaAACAAGACTTAAATTGGCGATACATTAAACTTTTTCCTAAATTTGAGCATTAATTAGTATATAAAGTAATTTTGGTGTTACCAATTTGGTAATGCATCATTACATGTACCAATCGAAGAGAGATAGAAAGAGTTTTTTCCTTCTGAAAGTACACGTTTTAGAAAcaataaatgatgaaaaaaacaGACAAACCAGATCCTATTAGCATATGATTACATACATAGTTCAATAGCGTCTAGAAAGCAGACATCAAGTACAGTAGAGAAATGGGTTATTATTTCAATGAAAGTAATACCTCAATGTCAACCTCCTTTGGCTTcagttacccccccccccaaaccaccccccacccccacccccccacccccaaaaaaaaaaaaaaagaaacttgaATATGAAGTCCACCAGCATCTATGCAATCGTAGAAAAGTAAAAAAAGCAAGTTTAGCATACCAGAAATAATTAGATACCAAGGAGACAAGAAAAACAAGATGCCAAAAACAAATCGAGGAAAGGTTACTTACAGTATTACGCGAACTAATCATCCAGGAACCTGATTTTGACGAAGGAGATAGCTGAGAAGATGGCCTCTGGCCTTATTTATTGCAGCAAAACATAGGCACAAATGCTCCTCAAGACCCAGCAGCTCTTCCAGAAAATTGCTATGTTTCCCGTGAAGTTGCTTCACTACCTCCTGGATAGGGTACCGGTCTTTTCCTCTCTCTAGCGCAAAGCGCACAAGGCGCTTGTAATATTCCACTGCATCATATAATCGGCCCACCAAGCAATTTACTGTTTCTAAGTGATTGTGGAGGAAAAAGATCCCCTTTGTTGCATCATCCATCTGCACCAGATGGACTAGTTCTTTTTTTGCCATTTTTGAAGGGAGGAAAGCAGGGCATATTGGGGCTGCAACAAGGGCGACAAAAGCATGAGTAGCTATAGCAACAGCTGATATGACCACTCCAACAGTAGCTGCAACTAAACATACGACTGAGCCTCTGGTAGCATGGCGGAGAAGTTGGACCTTTGAACGTGACTTGCGTAAAAGAAGGTCGAGCTCACTCTTTAGCTGGAAGTAGCAATGACGCATATCATCGAAGTTATGGGTGTCATGTCCAGGAAAGGGATTGGTGAGGCTGTCAAATTGGAGGAAGATGTCAAACGCCCAATCACATTGAGCTTGTGAAAGGGAATGTCCAGCAGACTCCATGTCCAGGGGAAGGACATCGAGAAGCTTATGAATGGGGGCATACAAGACTCGAGCTTGGTTTACACTTTGAGAGAAAAGGATACAGATACGAGTGGTTTGCTCACTATCGTCAAAGTACTTAGCAATAAGTTGGTTTAGGGCATCTGGTATTATATGCAAAAGTGCCTCTTGGACACACTCATGACTTGGTTTAAGGACATCTTCTAATTGCAGCGGCTCCTCCTGGAACTCAACTTGTGCTACCTCCACACTAAGGTCAGAAGGGACCTCATGGTGGACCTTGGACCATATCTCGCCATATGAAGAAGTTTGAACAGCAAGGGTATATGCTCGTGATAGGTTAACGGTAGGTGAAGGTTGGGAATTTGCTGTGTTATCCTCAACTAAGCCACCTGCAGTTTATTCACATAGATTTAACCTATCAGAATCTCCTATGAGGGGCATTGGAAACTGCTAAAGTTTCACTCAAGCCACATACTTCAATTTTATGCCAATGGAACCATCAAACTTTGGAATATGAAGCAAAGAGTTCAGTTACCAATAAAAGAGAAAGGAGATTGTATGCCATACACATAATTTATAGGGGATGCACAGGTTTATCATGAGTTTTGACAGAAAAAGATACAAAAGTACTATGGGATGAAAGAAATTATTTCTTGTGTTACTATCACCGACCCTTAACACCTCGCTCTTAAGAAAGCAAGGAAACATGCATCTAACTGTTGCCAACACCATCAGCTCAGTCAAGTAGCAAGCAAAAAATTTGACTTTAGGGGTCCTTATTCTCCAAAAGTTGTACAAACTGGGAAAGAGTGTCATAATATCACAACATCAAGCATTAGATGTTATTCCCAGCAGCTACCTTGAAGAAAGTAATCAACTGaagattcaatttttttttctttttttggaatttcattAATACCACACCAAGATGGCGTCCAAAAATATGTAGAAGATATTCTAACCATATTTGATACTTTTCCAAAAGGACCATCATATGGAGAACCCACATTTCTATTCATCCATCCCATCCGCCTCACTCAATCCCTTATCTGCCCATTCTAGTCCATACAAGAGAGATTTCTCATCCATAGATATCCAGAAGTTCTGGTTAACCCAATGCAGTTTACAAGTATCAGACTACAAATTGGCCCCAATGTTGCCATCTGCAACACACTATCTTACACGGAATGaggcttttattcattttaataacTGTAATGCTTCAAGCAGCACAATTTTCAGTTAGGGGTCCAAAACAGAACCAGCCCAAGTGACTTATAGGAAAAAGAAATACCCTTGGCCAAACTGTAATTGCCCCTTTTGTACTCTTACTAAATCAAATTCATAAACATACCTTCCAAAGCTGGAGGTGAGCTGTCAGTTGTTGCTGTTAATGATAACTGCCGCAGACAATGCAGCATTTGTATCCACGGTATAGTACTGGGCACACAGCATAAACAGGAATCATTTGCTGATGACAGGCAGGAAAATTCAATCAAAGAGCCAATGTGCAAGCATAATCTCCAAGAGCAAGCTATAACACGACAGAACAAAAAGTGTGATATAAGTGCTGAATGTTGGAAAAAGCAGTAAGTGAGCACGGAAAAGTTCTCCATGAAAGTAGATGAACGCGAAGGAACCTTGATAAAATTTATAAAGAACCTTTGCTTAACTAGCAAGTGAAATAAACATGACTTTTCAACCATGGCATTAGTACTGACGACAAAATTGTTTCAGAAAAGAACTTGTCCACAATGTCAAGACAACATAATTTCTGGTCAACGTGCCCTACACAAACAGGCAAGTCCATCTGCTTTACTCAGCCGTAAATCATTGCAAAAAATTAGTCAATAAAATATTTGGATGCCGTAGCTAGCATTTCTGTTTTATATGTATAAGTGGGCTACACTAGTGATTTTAAGTCTGCACATTTTTATAAAAGAGCAAAGCTGTTTATGAATTGTGCAAAATTCGCGTAATGTCAGGTTATCTTATCAAGATACTTATAACTCCtttgatcttgttcttgagctgtgtttaccgcgaaaatggtaacaacaattaaatttgtaaatgggattctaaaaatacgtgatctattctcgagctagttgttagagcagatgatgctaagaacgtgaagtttaacgatgaagtgcaagctaaaacgaggcagtaatcaaaccgaaggggcaTGTTGCCCGGATGCAGAACCGGTCGaaggggacctcggggtcgagattcgagtcgagctcgagctatcgggggcagcCGGGAATGTGATAACAATTAAGGACACgatcaagcaaggctctttacgACCGATATTAAGCAatatagtgaagaacaagtaagagaacgatagatattaaagtggcctcgggccagtgagaacgagcaagttagaaagaaaagagagaaagatattattgcacttgtagagaaatggagcaacatcagtcgtttacaaggtagggtgagtcccctttaCATAGGAGGGGGGACTCGGCTACAAGTatgtggagattaattacaaagtatggagatgggatggcttgacgtgatgcctcagcataggctctggatag
The Nicotiana sylvestris chromosome 11, ASM39365v2, whole genome shotgun sequence DNA segment above includes these coding regions:
- the LOC104216992 gene encoding UPF0496 protein At3g19330-like codes for the protein MLHCLRQLSLTATTDSSPPALEGGLVEDNTANSQPSPTVNLSRAYTLAVQTSSYGEIWSKVHHEVPSDLSVEVAQVEFQEEPLQLEDVLKPSHECVQEALLHIIPDALNQLIAKYFDDSEQTTRICILFSQSVNQARVLYAPIHKLLDVLPLDMESAGHSLSQAQCDWAFDIFLQFDSLTNPFPGHDTHNFDDMRHCYFQLKSELDLLLRKSRSKVQLLRHATRGSVVCLVAATVGVVISAVAIATHAFVALVAAPICPAFLPSKMAKKELVHLVQMDDATKGIFFLHNHLETVNCLVGRLYDAVEYYKRLVRFALERGKDRYPIQEVVKQLHGKHSNFLEELLGLEEHLCLCFAAINKARGHLLSYLLRQNQVPG